A stretch of the Trueperaceae bacterium genome encodes the following:
- a CDS encoding sodium:proton antiporter has protein sequence MELLIPLLAALLIGTGVFLLLSRALIRLIVGLSLISYGVNLSILVAGAGVGQASPPLLNVAGPHVDPLPQALILTAIVIGFGTTALLLVLATRAYQMTGTDHVQELVERPDPLEPPVVYADPEQPSVSPERGSHSDRAMVEAGYREREATVGEEEANGGQR, from the coding sequence GTGGAGCTACTGATCCCGTTGCTGGCGGCCCTGCTCATCGGCACGGGCGTCTTCCTCCTGCTCTCGCGGGCGCTCATCAGGCTGATCGTCGGTTTGAGTCTCATCTCCTACGGGGTGAACCTGAGCATCCTCGTAGCCGGCGCAGGGGTGGGGCAGGCGAGCCCACCCCTGTTGAACGTCGCCGGGCCGCACGTCGACCCGCTGCCGCAGGCGCTCATCCTCACCGCGATCGTCATCGGTTTCGGTACGACCGCACTGCTGCTCGTGCTCGCCACGCGCGCTTACCAGATGACCGGGACGGACCACGTGCAGGAGCTGGTGGAAAGGCCGGATCCGCTCGAACCTCCGGTCGTCTACGCCGACCCGGAGCAGCCTTCGGTATCGCCGGAGCGGGGTAGCCACAGCGACCGGGCGATGGTCGAAGCAGGCTATCGGGAGCGTGAGGCGACCGTGGGCGAAGAAGAGGCCAACGGGGGCCAAAGATGA
- a CDS encoding monovalent cation/H+ antiporter complex subunit F has protein sequence MIVDIALACIALAIVFAVYRASRGPTLGDRIVALDFLGVNVALLIVLVALRSAQPAFLDAALVVSILGFLTTVALSRYLLTGRVMR, from the coding sequence ATGATCGTAGACATCGCCCTCGCTTGTATCGCCCTCGCGATCGTTTTCGCCGTCTATCGCGCTTCGAGGGGTCCCACTCTTGGCGACCGGATCGTCGCGCTCGACTTCCTGGGGGTCAACGTCGCCCTGCTGATCGTGCTAGTGGCGCTGCGAAGCGCTCAGCCCGCATTCCTCGACGCCGCCCTCGTCGTGTCGATCCTGGGTTTCCTCACGACCGTGGCCCTGAGCCGCTACCTGCTCACCGGCAGGGTGATGCGGTGA
- the mnhG gene encoding monovalent cation/H(+) antiporter subunit G translates to MKSPALLLAAALAGTAQAAQEATLVSSIVAEILILFGAVFILAAALGMLRFPDFYTRLHASTKLVTLGGIGIFGGSAAIFSSVGATERVLLIAAFFFLTAPLSGYMVARAGYLAGLRPHSEETSVDEWQELGTMRAEAKEADAG, encoded by the coding sequence GTGAAGTCCCCGGCCCTGCTCCTCGCGGCCGCGCTTGCCGGTACCGCCCAGGCGGCTCAGGAGGCTACACTCGTCAGCAGCATCGTCGCCGAGATCCTGATCCTTTTCGGCGCCGTCTTCATCCTCGCGGCGGCTCTGGGCATGCTCCGCTTCCCCGACTTCTACACCCGGCTCCACGCCAGCACGAAACTCGTGACCCTCGGCGGCATCGGCATCTTCGGCGGGTCCGCGGCCATCTTCTCTTCGGTGGGCGCAACCGAACGGGTGCTGCTGATCGCCGCCTTCTTCTTCCTCACCGCGCCGCTCTCCGGATACATGGTCGCCCGGGCCGGATACCTGGCCGGCCTGCGTCCTCATTCCGAGGAGACGAGCGTCGACGAATGGCAGGAACTGGGCACGATGAGGGCCGAGGCGAAAGAGGCAGATGCCGGCTAA
- a CDS encoding carboxypeptidase M32 produces the protein MPYPTAVADDLSSLRKRFTLLSDLDQVGGLLGWDEQTNLPASASESRGRQSAALEAVMHEKLTDREVGEWLARLEDADLEPADATLVRLCRRRYDRAVKLPGDLVEELATQRSKGQEAWLRARRQNDYAIFEPFLRRMFELARQQAELLGYDEHPYDALHDDYEPGSSARRVGELFDRLRPELVRLAREVAGDDEQDAVLYRHFDIEQQKEFVRAEAARFGFDFERGRLDPSVHPFAEGIDPSDVRVTTRFRSDFLSSALFATLHETGHALYEQGLDPELARSPLGKAVSLGIHESQSRLWENLVARSLPYWRGAYPRLQPLFPALEGVSLEEFYRAVNCVKPSLIRVEADEVTYNLHVIARFELELAMLEGDLATADLPEAWNAKYRELLGIEPPDDLLGCLQDVHWSVGLIGYFPTYTLGNVMSVQIFEAARRSIPDLFDRIEAGDHVPLREWLKVNIHRQGSRYEPDELLERVTGTRLDAAPYLAYLQNKFEDLRQPVGRA, from the coding sequence ATGCCCTACCCGACAGCTGTAGCCGACGACCTATCCTCCCTCAGGAAGCGCTTCACCCTGCTGAGTGATCTCGATCAGGTGGGGGGACTGCTGGGCTGGGACGAGCAGACCAACCTGCCGGCCTCCGCCAGTGAATCGCGGGGTCGCCAGAGCGCCGCCCTCGAGGCGGTGATGCACGAGAAGTTGACCGACCGTGAGGTAGGCGAGTGGCTCGCGAGGCTCGAAGATGCCGACCTCGAGCCTGCCGACGCGACGCTGGTGCGACTCTGCCGGCGCCGCTACGACCGCGCGGTCAAGCTGCCTGGAGATCTGGTCGAGGAACTGGCGACGCAGCGCTCGAAGGGTCAGGAGGCCTGGCTGAGGGCACGTCGCCAGAACGACTACGCCATCTTCGAGCCGTTCCTGAGGCGCATGTTCGAGCTCGCCCGTCAGCAGGCCGAACTGCTGGGCTACGACGAACACCCGTACGACGCGCTTCACGACGACTACGAGCCGGGCTCGAGCGCCAGGCGCGTGGGCGAGTTGTTCGATCGGCTGCGGCCCGAACTCGTCCGACTGGCCCGCGAAGTGGCCGGGGATGACGAGCAGGATGCCGTGCTCTACCGCCACTTCGATATCGAGCAGCAGAAGGAGTTCGTGAGGGCAGAGGCGGCGCGGTTCGGCTTCGACTTCGAACGGGGCCGGCTCGACCCGAGCGTCCACCCGTTCGCAGAGGGCATCGACCCCAGTGATGTACGCGTCACGACCCGCTTCCGCAGCGATTTCCTGTCGTCGGCACTGTTCGCCACCCTCCACGAGACCGGGCACGCGCTCTACGAGCAGGGGCTTGACCCGGAACTGGCCCGCAGCCCACTGGGCAAGGCCGTGAGCCTGGGCATCCACGAGAGCCAGTCGCGGCTGTGGGAGAACCTGGTCGCCCGCTCGTTACCGTACTGGCGCGGTGCCTACCCCAGACTGCAGCCGCTCTTCCCGGCGCTCGAGGGGGTGAGCCTCGAGGAGTTCTACCGCGCCGTGAACTGCGTCAAACCCAGCCTCATCCGAGTCGAGGCCGACGAGGTGACCTACAACCTCCACGTCATCGCCCGCTTCGAGCTCGAACTGGCGATGCTGGAGGGCGACCTGGCAACTGCGGATCTGCCGGAGGCGTGGAACGCCAAGTACCGGGAGCTGCTGGGGATAGAACCACCCGACGACCTCCTGGGCTGCCTCCAGGACGTCCACTGGTCGGTGGGACTGATCGGCTACTTCCCCACATATACTCTCGGCAACGTGATGAGCGTGCAGATCTTCGAGGCCGCCCGCAGGAGTATCCCCGATCTCTTCGACAGGATCGAAGCGGGCGACCATGTGCCGCTGCGCGAGTGGTTGAAGGTCAACATCCACCGTCAGGGGAGCCGCTACGAGCCCGACGAACTGCTCGAACGGGTGACCGGCACTCGCCTCGACGCCGCTCCCTACCTGGCCTACCTTCAGAACAAGTTCGAGGACCTGCGCCAGCCGGTTGGCCGGGCATGA
- a CDS encoding proton-conducting transporter membrane subunit, translated as MNHFIALPILIPLLAAVVLLLLPTARSRSLVSIAASLVTLAIDLVILTRVLGGEVLVSQMGSWPAPFGITLVADGLAAVMIVLSGVTGLLTVVFAGSSLQHAPHRALGGLLNRARETYGAQALLQFLFMGVHMSFLTGDLFNLFVAFEVLLVASYALLLLGGELPQLREGFRYVVVNLLASAIFVGAAGMAYGLFGTLNMADIAQRLAEHGPDQRVTAIAALLALAFSVKAALFPLGFWLPNSYPVPAAAVSAFFAALLTKVGVYALIRIFTLMFPEETGLRSIILVLAGFTLLFGALGTIVRHRWRYVFSFANIASIGYLLAGAFIGSRPGLEAALYYMVNSVLVIFSLFLVAALAEIIGGLRFRSSGHLGLYPWLAGGYFFAMLALSGMPPTSGFIGKFAIIESLLAVGGTAAIFVATVAVIAGLLLLYAGVEIFRHFFWGEADAVHRVKLPRAMSYTAGTAIVLLAALALFSGPVYSMASLVADQLGSNSAYLQAVLTPTPEVP; from the coding sequence ATGAATCACTTCATCGCCCTGCCGATCCTGATCCCGCTGCTGGCTGCTGTCGTGCTGCTCCTCCTCCCCACGGCCCGGTCCCGGAGCCTGGTTTCGATCGCCGCATCGCTGGTAACGCTGGCGATCGACCTGGTGATCCTGACCCGGGTGCTCGGTGGCGAGGTGCTGGTCAGCCAGATGGGCTCCTGGCCAGCTCCGTTCGGCATCACGCTCGTCGCCGACGGGCTCGCGGCCGTCATGATCGTTCTCTCGGGAGTGACCGGACTCCTCACCGTCGTCTTCGCCGGCTCGAGCCTGCAGCACGCCCCGCACCGCGCCCTGGGCGGACTCCTCAACCGGGCTCGTGAGACGTACGGCGCCCAGGCGCTGCTCCAGTTCCTGTTCATGGGTGTCCACATGTCGTTCCTCACCGGCGACCTGTTCAACCTCTTCGTGGCCTTCGAGGTGCTGCTGGTGGCCTCCTACGCGCTCCTGCTTCTGGGCGGCGAGTTGCCTCAGCTGCGCGAAGGCTTCCGTTACGTGGTGGTCAACCTGCTCGCTTCGGCGATCTTCGTAGGGGCGGCGGGCATGGCGTACGGCCTCTTCGGCACCCTGAACATGGCCGACATCGCCCAACGGCTGGCGGAACACGGCCCCGACCAGAGGGTGACGGCTATAGCCGCCCTGCTGGCGCTGGCGTTCTCCGTCAAGGCCGCTCTCTTCCCGCTCGGCTTCTGGCTTCCCAACAGCTATCCCGTTCCGGCGGCGGCGGTGAGCGCGTTCTTCGCGGCGCTCCTGACGAAGGTCGGCGTCTACGCCCTGATCCGCATATTCACGCTGATGTTCCCGGAAGAGACCGGACTCCGGTCGATCATCCTGGTGCTCGCCGGGTTCACCCTGCTGTTCGGCGCGCTCGGGACGATAGTTCGGCACAGGTGGCGCTACGTCTTCTCTTTCGCCAACATCGCCAGCATCGGTTACCTGCTGGCCGGGGCCTTCATAGGCAGCCGCCCGGGCCTCGAGGCGGCCCTCTACTACATGGTCAACTCGGTCCTCGTCATCTTCAGCCTCTTCCTCGTGGCCGCCCTGGCCGAGATCATCGGAGGGCTCAGGTTCCGTTCGTCCGGTCACCTGGGCCTCTACCCGTGGCTGGCGGGAGGCTACTTCTTCGCAATGCTCGCCCTGAGCGGGATGCCGCCAACGAGCGGTTTCATCGGCAAGTTCGCGATAATCGAGTCGCTGCTCGCGGTCGGGGGCACCGCCGCCATCTTCGTAGCTACGGTCGCCGTCATCGCGGGCCTGTTGCTCCTCTATGCCGGGGTAGAGATCTTCCGCCACTTCTTCTGGGGCGAGGCCGACGCGGTCCACCGGGTGAAGCTGCCGCGCGCGATGAGTTACACCGCCGGTACGGCCATCGTGCTCCTCGCCGCCCTGGCACTGTTCAGCGGTCCCGTCTACTCGATGGCCTCACTCGTGGCGGATCAACTGGGCAGCAACTCGGCCTACCTGCAGGCGGTACTGACGCCCACGCCGGAGGTGCCCTAG
- the mbhE gene encoding hydrogen gas-evolving membrane-bound hydrogenase subunit E translates to MNHLLLAVAVPFLAAAVAPLVGRRAGAGAGRWLTLAFLPALALLRYVPQARAGEPPSYSLSWVPGIGLDLAFRADGFSLLFALLVASIGIIILFYAASYLGEDERHGRFYSYLLLFGGAMLGLVLTDNLIALFMFWELTSISSFLLIGFWDSRGASQDGAVKALLVTVLGGLALLVAAALLGIAGGTLAISELDLQSLLASPLFPAAMVMLLVAAFTKSAQLPFHLWLPTAMEAPTPVSAYLHSATMVKAGVVLIAKFGFLLTGTIFADITMYVGLVTMFWGSYLALRQVDLKALLAYSTVSQLGILMSLYGAGHEFAATAHLVNHAAFKAALFMVVGIIDHQAGNRDLGKVSGLWRKLPLTTALAIPAALSMAGLPPFGGFISKELFYEAMLQEGFLPIVITVAGSIMTFAYSLRFLSVFFGPFRAERPTVGEASGSFWLPVTPLVLAVILFGVLPWNDTILSYATDLAATSFGYQPEPLTLWHGPNVMLALSVLTWFFGTALTVAGGGFAALQAALTPSWNANTIYYGLLRGVVHGADRIVAATQGSTFAAHLRLMLLPVLAVGFATGIASWPDSVALPPVTVQLVALMMLVGAAGVLLARNRIVLLIMLGVTGFGSSLVFVLLSAPDLALTQLLIEVVTVILFLSVFHFLPRLSYYQRPARLAVLDGVIATGVAFTVFALLLAVQDPVAPRLADFFLEKSKTLGGGFNAVNVILVDFRGYDTMGEITVLGIVAVAVFALLRLRTGRPQVDDESERVERT, encoded by the coding sequence GTGAACCACCTGCTGCTGGCGGTGGCAGTCCCGTTCCTGGCGGCCGCGGTGGCGCCTCTGGTGGGGAGGCGGGCCGGAGCCGGGGCGGGACGCTGGCTCACTCTCGCCTTCCTGCCCGCCCTGGCCCTGCTGCGCTACGTGCCGCAGGCTCGAGCCGGGGAGCCACCCTCCTACTCCCTGTCGTGGGTGCCGGGCATCGGCCTCGACCTCGCCTTCCGGGCCGACGGCTTCTCGCTCCTGTTCGCCCTGCTGGTCGCTTCGATCGGGATCATCATCCTCTTCTACGCCGCCTCGTATCTGGGCGAGGACGAGCGTCACGGACGCTTCTACTCCTACCTGCTGCTCTTCGGCGGCGCCATGCTCGGCCTGGTGCTCACCGACAACCTGATCGCCCTGTTCATGTTCTGGGAGCTCACCTCGATCAGTTCGTTCCTGCTCATCGGTTTCTGGGACAGCCGCGGCGCCTCCCAGGACGGGGCCGTCAAGGCGCTGCTCGTGACCGTGTTGGGCGGACTGGCGCTGTTGGTGGCGGCCGCGCTCCTGGGGATCGCCGGGGGAACCCTGGCGATCTCGGAACTCGACCTGCAGAGCCTGCTCGCGAGCCCGCTCTTCCCGGCAGCGATGGTGATGCTGCTCGTCGCCGCCTTCACCAAGTCTGCCCAACTGCCGTTCCACCTCTGGCTTCCCACGGCCATGGAGGCGCCCACGCCGGTCTCCGCCTATCTGCACAGCGCCACCATGGTCAAGGCCGGCGTCGTGCTGATAGCCAAGTTCGGCTTCCTTCTCACCGGCACCATCTTCGCCGACATCACCATGTACGTGGGCCTGGTCACCATGTTCTGGGGCTCCTACCTGGCCCTCAGGCAGGTCGACCTCAAAGCGCTGCTGGCCTACTCGACCGTCTCGCAGCTCGGCATCCTCATGTCCCTCTACGGTGCCGGACACGAGTTCGCTGCTACCGCCCACCTCGTCAACCATGCCGCCTTCAAGGCCGCCCTCTTCATGGTCGTAGGGATCATCGATCATCAGGCGGGCAACCGCGACCTGGGGAAGGTGTCGGGCCTCTGGCGCAAGTTGCCGCTCACCACCGCGCTGGCGATACCGGCGGCCCTGTCGATGGCCGGCCTGCCGCCGTTCGGGGGGTTCATCTCGAAGGAACTGTTCTACGAAGCGATGCTGCAGGAGGGGTTCCTGCCCATCGTCATCACCGTCGCCGGGAGCATCATGACGTTCGCCTACAGTCTCAGGTTCCTGAGCGTCTTCTTCGGCCCGTTCAGAGCGGAAAGGCCGACGGTCGGCGAGGCCAGCGGATCTTTCTGGCTGCCGGTGACGCCGCTCGTGCTGGCGGTCATCCTCTTCGGCGTCCTCCCCTGGAACGACACCATCCTCTCCTACGCCACCGACCTGGCGGCTACCAGTTTCGGCTACCAGCCCGAGCCCCTCACCCTCTGGCACGGACCGAACGTCATGCTGGCGTTGAGCGTCCTCACCTGGTTCTTCGGCACCGCACTCACCGTCGCCGGGGGCGGTTTCGCCGCGCTGCAGGCGGCCCTCACCCCCAGCTGGAACGCCAACACCATCTACTACGGCCTGCTGAGGGGAGTCGTGCATGGCGCCGACCGGATAGTCGCGGCCACCCAGGGCTCGACCTTCGCCGCCCACCTGCGACTGATGCTCCTGCCGGTCCTCGCGGTAGGTTTCGCCACTGGGATCGCCTCCTGGCCCGACTCGGTCGCCCTGCCGCCGGTCACCGTCCAACTGGTCGCCCTGATGATGCTGGTGGGCGCCGCCGGCGTGCTCCTGGCCCGCAACCGGATCGTCCTGCTGATCATGCTCGGGGTGACCGGTTTCGGTTCGAGCCTGGTGTTCGTTCTGCTCAGCGCGCCCGACCTGGCCCTGACCCAGCTGCTGATCGAGGTCGTGACGGTCATCCTGTTCCTGTCGGTGTTCCACTTCCTGCCCAGGCTCTCCTACTATCAGCGTCCCGCCAGGCTGGCGGTGCTGGACGGCGTCATCGCCACGGGCGTGGCGTTCACGGTCTTCGCCCTGCTTCTGGCCGTCCAGGATCCGGTCGCGCCGCGCCTGGCCGACTTCTTCCTCGAGAAGAGCAAGACTCTGGGCGGAGGCTTCAACGCCGTCAACGTGATCCTCGTCGACTTCAGGGGCTACGACACGATGGGCGAGATAACGGTGCTGGGCATAGTTGCGGTGGCCGTGTTCGCTCTCCTGCGCCTGCGTACCGGTCGCCCCCAGGTCGATGACGAGAGTGAGCGGGTGGAGAGGACGTGA
- a CDS encoding dynamin family protein → MNVEMSREARDLVNRERAAISDLRTLLGRIEAAQEDLEDLRNASEDLEGIFMLVVCGEYNSGKSSLLNALLGEQVVPEGVTPTTDRITILSHGPERRESEESGWLVRQEFPSHLLKDLALVDTPGTNAIIARHQELTERFIPRADLVLFVTSADRPFTQSERAFLELISTWGKKITVVVNKIDILESSDERQKVLDFVREHARETLLVTPQVFGVSARKAFRARNNGKPADLAGTGLPELEAYIEASLYGSERLRLKLQSPLGVAEHIARKYAGNMGEQLALLEDDRRTLEEIDRQRAQYEKDMRREFTSYLARIKTVLVEVERRGDVFFDDTIRFGNVLTVMNSEKVRRLFEERVIRGADAEIDRAVGETVDWFMQRNLQLWEDIMSFVNDRRKAAEERVIGEVGGRFQYDRETLLHNLRERAEAVLDTYDESQEAERLANSLQAAVVQSGLLSVGGLGLGAAIVAFLSGAALDVTGIALGLTIAGLGVLVLPRQRTRAKHKLHRQMQALRDGLEESLGTQLERELQKASEKLSGALQPYTRFVRSELERMDELQDDFQEIAERLEALKREVAVVKA, encoded by the coding sequence ATGAACGTCGAGATGAGCCGCGAGGCACGGGATCTCGTCAACCGCGAACGAGCGGCGATCTCGGACCTGCGAACGCTGCTTGGCCGCATCGAAGCCGCCCAGGAGGATCTGGAGGACCTGCGCAACGCCTCGGAGGATCTCGAGGGGATCTTCATGCTCGTCGTATGCGGCGAGTACAATTCGGGCAAGTCGAGTCTGTTGAACGCGCTCCTCGGTGAGCAGGTAGTGCCCGAAGGGGTCACGCCCACCACCGACCGGATCACCATCTTGAGCCACGGGCCCGAACGGCGGGAGTCTGAGGAGTCGGGCTGGTTGGTCCGCCAGGAGTTCCCCTCTCACCTCCTCAAGGACCTCGCCCTGGTGGATACGCCTGGTACGAACGCGATCATCGCGCGGCACCAGGAGCTCACGGAGCGCTTCATCCCGAGGGCCGACCTCGTCCTCTTCGTCACCTCGGCCGACAGGCCCTTCACTCAGAGCGAACGGGCGTTCCTCGAGCTGATCAGCACCTGGGGCAAGAAGATCACGGTGGTGGTCAACAAGATCGACATCCTCGAAAGCAGCGACGAGCGGCAGAAGGTGCTCGACTTCGTCAGGGAGCACGCCCGCGAGACGCTGCTTGTGACCCCGCAGGTATTCGGCGTCTCGGCCAGGAAGGCGTTCCGTGCCCGCAACAACGGCAAGCCCGCCGACCTGGCCGGCACCGGACTGCCCGAACTGGAGGCGTACATCGAGGCGAGCCTCTACGGCAGCGAGCGGCTGCGGCTCAAACTGCAGAGCCCGCTCGGGGTGGCCGAGCACATCGCCCGCAAGTACGCCGGGAACATGGGGGAACAGCTGGCGCTGCTCGAGGACGACAGGCGGACGCTGGAGGAGATCGACCGGCAGCGAGCTCAGTACGAGAAGGACATGCGCCGCGAGTTCACAAGCTACCTGGCCCGGATCAAGACCGTTCTGGTCGAGGTCGAAAGGCGTGGGGACGTCTTCTTCGACGACACGATCCGCTTCGGCAACGTGCTCACGGTGATGAACAGCGAGAAGGTGCGGCGGCTCTTCGAGGAGCGAGTGATCCGGGGCGCGGATGCCGAGATCGACCGGGCGGTGGGCGAAACCGTCGACTGGTTCATGCAGCGCAATCTGCAACTCTGGGAAGACATCATGTCGTTCGTCAACGACAGGCGCAAGGCAGCCGAGGAGCGGGTGATCGGCGAGGTCGGCGGACGCTTCCAGTACGACCGCGAGACTCTGCTTCACAACCTGCGCGAACGAGCCGAAGCGGTGCTCGATACCTACGACGAGAGTCAGGAGGCGGAACGACTCGCCAACAGCCTGCAGGCAGCGGTGGTCCAGTCGGGCCTCCTCTCGGTAGGCGGGCTGGGCCTCGGCGCCGCGATTGTCGCTTTCCTGTCCGGCGCGGCCCTGGACGTCACCGGCATCGCCCTTGGGCTCACCATCGCCGGCCTTGGGGTGCTGGTGCTGCCGCGGCAGCGCACCAGGGCGAAGCACAAACTGCACCGGCAGATGCAGGCGCTGCGTGACGGACTCGAAGAGAGTCTGGGCACGCAACTCGAGCGGGAGCTGCAGAAGGCGAGCGAGAAGCTGAGCGGCGCGCTGCAGCCGTACACCCGTTTCGTGCGAAGCGAGCTGGAACGTATGGACGAACTCCAGGACGACTTCCAGGAGATCGCCGAGCGTCTCGAGGCACTCAAGCGCGAGGTGGCCGTAGTGAAGGCGTAG
- a CDS encoding Na+/H+ antiporter subunit E translates to MLAEILVVVAVSLLWAFLYGEFTTFNLLVGALLGMLLLLLVRRERSSSLPRRLWRVLRFVVSFLAELVVACVTIARLTVSREPRFHPHVIAVPLRVESDAAISLLAATITLLPGTVAMGTSQDGRTLYAHAIGEADPARSRDSVVRIESLILGFMR, encoded by the coding sequence ATGTTGGCCGAGATACTCGTGGTCGTCGCCGTGTCGCTGCTCTGGGCCTTCCTCTACGGCGAGTTCACCACCTTCAACCTGCTCGTCGGCGCGCTGCTCGGCATGCTGCTGCTCCTGCTGGTGAGGCGCGAACGGTCCAGTTCGCTTCCCCGCCGGCTCTGGCGGGTGCTCCGGTTCGTCGTGTCGTTCCTCGCGGAACTGGTGGTCGCCTGCGTAACCATCGCGCGTCTCACCGTTAGCCGTGAGCCGCGCTTCCACCCTCACGTCATAGCCGTACCCCTGCGGGTCGAGAGCGACGCCGCTATCTCGCTCCTGGCCGCCACCATCACCCTGCTGCCGGGCACGGTGGCGATGGGGACGAGCCAAGATGGGCGCACGCTGTACGCTCACGCGATCGGAGAGGCCGACCCGGCTCGCTCCCGCGATTCTGTCGTCCGCATCGAGAGCCTGATCCTCGGGTTCATGCGCTAG
- a CDS encoding thioredoxin domain-containing protein: MLLLSLAGAAQAAIGEPPAALLAELAEYQPRESGAAEYTAADGFAFEFEIRSGLVYGIAGGGVLNEQNVSFMAQLVAAATGYGSAIEGPVAEFLATSLGELAGRGETALGVEQYGLVLDVTGDEAPYRVDFRLSLQEVPSGVFPPAPHGKGPADARYVIREFSDFQCPYCARFATQMVPLLEEQLLARGDVRIEYHHFPLATIHANAIPAAEAAECVAAANDPADFWAYHDALFERQRAWGSLGDANPYFIRLAEDIGLETGGVAECLEERRYREEIGEAYRFAISRLGLTGTPTLFVNGYKVQNYLDLQEYLELIELVDAFADE, from the coding sequence GTGCTCCTGCTGTCGCTGGCAGGAGCCGCTCAGGCGGCGATCGGAGAGCCGCCGGCTGCCCTGCTCGCCGAACTGGCCGAATACCAGCCACGGGAGTCGGGCGCGGCCGAGTACACGGCCGCCGACGGGTTCGCGTTCGAGTTCGAGATCAGGAGTGGGCTGGTCTACGGTATCGCCGGCGGGGGCGTCCTTAACGAGCAGAACGTCTCGTTCATGGCGCAACTCGTGGCTGCGGCGACCGGTTACGGATCGGCGATTGAGGGACCGGTTGCAGAGTTCCTGGCTACCAGCCTCGGGGAACTGGCCGGCCGCGGCGAAACCGCCCTGGGCGTCGAGCAGTACGGGCTGGTACTCGACGTGACGGGTGACGAGGCGCCCTACCGGGTCGACTTCCGGCTCTCGCTGCAGGAGGTTCCCTCCGGTGTCTTCCCGCCGGCGCCCCACGGCAAGGGTCCGGCCGACGCCCGCTACGTGATCCGGGAGTTCAGCGACTTCCAGTGCCCCTACTGCGCCAGGTTCGCGACTCAGATGGTGCCGCTGCTCGAGGAGCAGTTGCTAGCTCGCGGGGACGTCCGCATCGAATACCACCACTTCCCGTTGGCCACCATCCACGCTAACGCGATCCCTGCTGCCGAAGCGGCCGAGTGCGTCGCTGCCGCCAACGACCCTGCTGATTTCTGGGCCTACCACGACGCCCTCTTCGAGCGGCAACGCGCCTGGGGGTCACTCGGAGACGCCAACCCCTACTTCATACGGCTGGCGGAGGACATAGGACTCGAAACCGGCGGCGTCGCGGAGTGCCTCGAGGAGCGGCGCTACCGGGAGGAGATCGGCGAAGCGTACCGGTTCGCCATCTCGCGGCTCGGGCTGACAGGCACCCCGACCCTCTTCGTGAACGGCTACAAGGTGCAGAACTACCTCGATCTGCAGGAGTACCTCGAGCTCATCGAACTGGTGGACGCCTTCGCCGATGAGTGA
- a CDS encoding MnhB domain-containing protein, translating into MNRFPDIFFRTLSTPIVLALVVIGLHFFLRGHNAPGGGFIAGLIIAVAALLARMSGGSRLLTVAPMRLVAIGLALAALTGLVPLLAGHGFLTSAHGHLDWPLIGEFEWASAVLFDAGVFLVVVGTTLTIIDLLAEDRGPAPIGLDRPDEQRAGKREADPWSY; encoded by the coding sequence GTGAACCGCTTCCCCGACATCTTCTTCCGCACCCTCAGCACCCCGATAGTGCTGGCACTGGTGGTCATCGGCCTGCACTTCTTCCTCCGCGGGCACAACGCTCCCGGAGGCGGTTTCATCGCCGGCCTCATCATCGCCGTGGCCGCCCTGCTCGCCCGCATGTCCGGGGGGAGCAGGCTGCTCACGGTCGCGCCGATGCGTCTGGTCGCGATCGGACTGGCGCTGGCCGCCCTCACCGGTCTGGTCCCGTTGCTGGCCGGCCACGGATTCCTCACGAGCGCCCACGGCCACCTCGACTGGCCCCTCATCGGCGAGTTCGAATGGGCGAGCGCGGTGCTCTTCGACGCCGGCGTGTTCCTGGTGGTGGTAGGCACCACGCTCACCATCATCGACCTGCTCGCGGAAGACCGCGGGCCCGCTCCGATAGGACTAGACCGGCCCGATGAGCAGCGGGCCGGGAAGCGGGAGGCGGATCCGTGGAGCTACTGA